One Ahaetulla prasina isolate Xishuangbanna chromosome 1, ASM2864084v1, whole genome shotgun sequence DNA window includes the following coding sequences:
- the C1D gene encoding nuclear nucleic acid-binding protein C1D isoform X1 translates to MEKLGCHRYDYRYLDVSVILKMDPSEEDYPTEIHDYLLAFETAVGSVDAVLKTMMSISRSELLQKLDPLEQAKIDLVSAYTLNSMFWVYLATQGINPKEHPVKQELERIRTYMNKVKEIEEKKKAARLDKGAASRFLRNALYEPKSQSKSAKKSLIPAKKKKTH, encoded by the exons TGAGTGTCATCTTGAAAATGGATCCTTCCGAAGAGGACTACCCCACAGAGATTCATGATTACCTTTTAGCATTTGAAACAGCTGTTGGTTCAGTAGATGCAGTGTTGAAGACAATGATGTCCATATCCAGAAGCGAGCTCCTCCAGAAG CTAGATCCTCTTGAACAAGCCAAAATAGATTTGGTCTCTGCTTATACATTGAATTCAATGTTTTGGG TGTACCTTGCTACACAAGGAATAAATCCAAAGGAACATCCAGTCAAACAGGAATTG GAGAGAATAAGAACATACATGAACAAAGTAAAAGagattgaagaaaagaaaaaagctgccAGGCTGGATAAAGGCGCGGCATCAAGATTTTTACGAAATGCACTCTACGAACCAAAATCTCAAAGCAAATCTGCAAAGAAAAGTCTCATTccagccaaaaagaaaaaaacacattag
- the C1D gene encoding nuclear nucleic acid-binding protein C1D isoform X2, translating to MDPSEEDYPTEIHDYLLAFETAVGSVDAVLKTMMSISRSELLQKLDPLEQAKIDLVSAYTLNSMFWVYLATQGINPKEHPVKQELERIRTYMNKVKEIEEKKKAARLDKGAASRFLRNALYEPKSQSKSAKKSLIPAKKKKTH from the exons ATGGATCCTTCCGAAGAGGACTACCCCACAGAGATTCATGATTACCTTTTAGCATTTGAAACAGCTGTTGGTTCAGTAGATGCAGTGTTGAAGACAATGATGTCCATATCCAGAAGCGAGCTCCTCCAGAAG CTAGATCCTCTTGAACAAGCCAAAATAGATTTGGTCTCTGCTTATACATTGAATTCAATGTTTTGGG TGTACCTTGCTACACAAGGAATAAATCCAAAGGAACATCCAGTCAAACAGGAATTG GAGAGAATAAGAACATACATGAACAAAGTAAAAGagattgaagaaaagaaaaaagctgccAGGCTGGATAAAGGCGCGGCATCAAGATTTTTACGAAATGCACTCTACGAACCAAAATCTCAAAGCAAATCTGCAAAGAAAAGTCTCATTccagccaaaaagaaaaaaacacattag